A window from Candidatus Latescibacterota bacterium encodes these proteins:
- a CDS encoding phosphate ABC transporter ATP-binding protein: protein MVAAVPKLSVDGLGISYAGESALANVSLDVHAGEIFGIIGPANSGKTSFLRALNRMDVFVPGMRVTGEIRLDGRPIREWKNLYALRRRIGVVFPLPVGLPLSIYDNVALAPRLAGLKRRQALDVVVERCLTRAALWDEVKDRLNSLGSLLSGGQQQRLTIARALSQEPDLLLLDEFSIAVDPVTTMRIEDVLKELKAEVTIVLVTNLVQQARRLADRTAFFLSGECVEVGPTEDLFTRQVKDARTREYVEGRFG, encoded by the coding sequence ATGGTAGCGGCCGTGCCCAAGCTGTCCGTGGACGGGCTCGGCATCAGCTACGCCGGCGAGTCCGCGCTCGCGAACGTGTCGCTGGACGTCCACGCCGGCGAGATCTTCGGCATCATCGGCCCGGCCAACAGCGGCAAGACCTCCTTCCTGCGCGCGCTGAACCGCATGGACGTCTTCGTCCCCGGCATGCGCGTGACAGGCGAGATCCGCCTCGACGGCCGCCCGATCCGCGAGTGGAAGAACCTCTACGCCCTGCGCCGGCGCATCGGCGTGGTCTTTCCCCTGCCGGTGGGCCTGCCGCTGTCCATCTACGACAACGTGGCGCTGGCGCCTCGCCTGGCAGGATTGAAGCGCCGACAGGCGCTGGATGTAGTGGTCGAGCGCTGCCTCACCCGCGCCGCGCTCTGGGACGAGGTCAAGGACCGCCTGAATTCCCTCGGCAGCCTGCTGTCGGGGGGCCAGCAGCAGCGCCTCACCATCGCGCGCGCGCTGAGCCAGGAGCCGGACCTGCTCTTGCTGGACGAGTTCTCCATCGCCGTCGACCCCGTGACCACCATGCGCATCGAGGACGTGCTCAAGGAACTCAAGGCCGAGGTGACGATCGTCCTGGTGACGAACCTCGTCCAACAGGCGCGCCGCCTCGCCGATCGCACGGCCTTCTTCCTGAGCGGCGAGTGCGTCGAGGTGGGCCCCACCGAGGATCTCTTCACGCGGCAGGTCAAGGACGCGCGGACGCGCGAGTACGTGGAGGGGCGCTTTGGCTAA
- the pstA gene encoding phosphate ABC transporter permease PstA — MFQATPLNARNRRNQRLVRLLFGVMTGLLVAPVLIILTVLVIKGAPVISLDFLLSEPTNGMTAGGIFPALIGTIWLVAVALLVSVPIGVAAAVYLSEYAPDNALTRAINLAIINLAGVPSIVHALFGVGAFVLFFGFGTSILAASLTLAVMTLPVVIVSTRESLQAVPQAFREACWNMGATRWQTIRTVVLPNSVSGILTGVILEVSRTAGETAPIMFTGAALFLPFLPQSVFDQTMALSLHLFVISTQVPDVPEALPYGVALVLISLVLIMNALSIGFRMWLRGRKKW; from the coding sequence ATGTTCCAGGCCACCCCGCTCAACGCGCGCAATCGCCGGAACCAGCGCCTGGTGCGCCTGCTCTTCGGCGTGATGACGGGGCTGCTGGTCGCGCCGGTACTGATCATCCTCACCGTGCTCGTGATCAAGGGCGCGCCGGTGATCAGCCTCGACTTCCTGCTGAGCGAGCCGACCAACGGCATGACGGCCGGCGGCATCTTCCCCGCACTCATCGGCACGATCTGGCTGGTGGCGGTGGCGCTGCTCGTCTCGGTGCCGATCGGCGTGGCCGCGGCGGTCTACCTGAGCGAGTACGCGCCGGACAACGCACTCACGCGCGCGATCAACCTGGCCATCATCAACCTGGCCGGCGTGCCGTCGATCGTGCACGCCCTCTTCGGCGTGGGCGCCTTCGTCCTGTTCTTCGGCTTCGGCACGAGCATCCTGGCGGCCAGCCTCACGCTGGCCGTGATGACGCTGCCCGTGGTGATCGTCTCCACGCGCGAGAGCCTGCAGGCCGTCCCCCAGGCCTTCCGCGAGGCCTGCTGGAACATGGGCGCCACACGCTGGCAGACGATCCGCACGGTCGTGCTGCCCAACTCCGTGAGCGGCATCCTCACGGGCGTGATCCTCGAGGTGTCGCGGACGGCCGGCGAGACGGCGCCGATCATGTTCACCGGCGCGGCGCTCTTCCTGCCCTTCCTGCCGCAGTCGGTCTTCGATCAGACCATGGCGCTCAGCCTGCACCTCTTCGTGATCTCGACCCAGGTGCCGGACGTCCCCGAGGCCCTGCCCTACGGCGTCGCCCTGGTCCTGATCAGCCTGGTGCTGATCATGAACGCGCTGTCCATCGGCTTCCGCATGTGGCTGCGCGGGAGGAAGAAATGGTAG
- the pstC gene encoding phosphate ABC transporter permease subunit PstC, whose amino-acid sequence MAAAEQPGPGARRSLPPARDRRDAAWWIDRGVQVLVFVAGISAIVFILGIFVFITAEGFGFIAHHLNPGEFFGSINWRPTSETRPTYGILALLAGTASVTGLAMLVAVPFSLGAAIFIAEFATGKTREVLKVLVELLAAIPSVVWGFIGLSIMNPLIIELFHVPVGLNVLNAGVILGLMAAPIMTTIAEDALKAVPDRYREAAEAMGATRWQVIRRVVLPAGRNGLVAAVLLGVGRGFGETMAVLMASGHSVHLPTSVFDSVRALTATIAAELGETAVGSEHYRALFTLGILLFLVTFVINLTADLIVRGVRRR is encoded by the coding sequence ATGGCCGCCGCCGAGCAGCCCGGCCCCGGCGCGCGCCGCAGCCTGCCTCCGGCGCGGGACCGCCGCGACGCCGCCTGGTGGATCGACCGCGGCGTGCAGGTGCTGGTCTTCGTGGCGGGCATCAGCGCCATCGTGTTCATCCTCGGCATCTTCGTCTTCATCACCGCCGAGGGCTTCGGCTTCATCGCCCACCACCTGAATCCCGGCGAGTTCTTCGGGTCCATCAACTGGCGGCCGACCTCCGAGACCCGGCCCACCTACGGCATCCTCGCCCTGCTGGCCGGCACCGCCAGCGTGACGGGCCTCGCCATGCTCGTGGCCGTGCCCTTCTCGCTGGGCGCGGCGATCTTCATCGCCGAGTTCGCCACGGGCAAGACGCGCGAGGTGCTCAAGGTGCTGGTGGAACTGCTGGCGGCGATTCCGTCGGTGGTCTGGGGCTTCATCGGGCTCAGCATCATGAACCCGCTCATCATCGAGCTCTTCCACGTGCCCGTGGGCCTGAACGTGCTGAACGCGGGCGTGATCCTGGGCCTCATGGCCGCGCCCATCATGACGACCATCGCGGAGGACGCCCTCAAGGCCGTCCCCGATCGCTACCGCGAGGCCGCCGAGGCCATGGGCGCCACGCGCTGGCAGGTGATCCGCCGCGTGGTCCTGCCCGCCGGACGCAACGGGCTGGTGGCCGCGGTGCTGCTGGGCGTGGGTCGCGGCTTCGGCGAGACCATGGCCGTGCTCATGGCCAGCGGCCACTCGGTGCACCTGCCCACCAGCGTCTTCGACTCGGTGCGCGCGCTGACGGCCACCATCGCCGCCGAGCTGGGCGAGACGGCCGTGGGCTCCGAGCACTACCGCGCCCTCTTCACCCTTGGCATCCTGCTCTTCCTGGTGACCTTCGTGATCAACCTCACGGCCGATCTCATCGTCCGCGGCGTGCGCAGGCGCTAG